In the genome of Actinomadura luzonensis, the window ATCGGCATCCTCGGCGGCACCGGCGACCAGGGCAAGGGGCTGGCGCGGCGGTTCGCGCTGGCCGGGCACCCGGTGCTCATCGGGTCGCGGAGCGCCGGGCGCGCCCAGGAGGCGGCCGGGTCCATCGGGGCGGGCGCGCGGGGCGAGGAGAACGCCGTCGTCGCCGCCGAGGCCGACGTGGTGATCGTGGCGGTGCCGTACGAGGGGCACAAGGCGCTGCTGGAGTCGCTGCGCGCCGAGCTGGCCGGCAAGATCGTGGTGGACTGCGTGAACCCGCTCGGCTTCGACAAGCGCGGCGCCTACGCGCTGCCCGTCGAGGAGGGCAGCGCCGCCGAGCAGGCCGCGTCCGTGCTGCCGGACAGCCGGGTGGTGGCGGCCTTCCACCACGTCTCCGCCGTCGTCCTCATGGACCCGGCCGTCGACAAGGTGGACCTCGACGTGCTGGTGCTCGGCGACGACCGCGAGGCGACCGACACCGTGCAGGCGCTGGCCGCGGTGATCCCCGGCGTGCGCGGCGTGTACGGCGGGCGGCTGCGCAACGCCCACCAGGTGGAGGCGTTCACCGCCAACCTCATCTCGGTCAACCGCCGCTACAAGGCGCACGCCGGGCTGCGGATCACCGACATCTGACGAGGCGGGGGGTCACAACCAGCCGGCGTCCTCGGCGACCCGGATGGCGTCGATCTTGTTGCGGGCGCCGGTCTTGGTGATCGCACCCGTGAGGTAGTTGCGCACGGTGCCGGCCGACAGGTGCAGGCGGGCGGCGATCTCCTCGGCCGAGGCGCCGCCGGCGGCCGCCCTGAGCACGGTGGCCTCGCGGGGGGTGAGCGGGCTCTCGCCGTACTCCATGGCCGCCGACACCAGCTCGGCGTCCAGCACCCGCAGCCCCGCCGCGGTGCGGCGGACGGCGTCGGCCAGCCGGTCGCCGGGCGCGTCCTTGACGAGGAACGCCTCGATCCCGGCGGCCAGCGCGCGCCGCACCTGGCCGGGCCGGCCGAGCGCGGTGAGCACGAGGATCCGGCAGGACGGCAGGCGCTCGCGCAGCTCGGCCGCGGCGGTGATGCCGTCGACGACGGGCAGGTCGATGTCCACGATCGCGACGTCGGGGCGGACCCGCAGGGCGGCCGGGACGATCTCGTCGCCGCGGGTCACCTCCGCCGCGACCTCGAGGTCCGGCTCCAGCCGGAGCAGGGCGGTGAGCGCGGCCCGGATCATGTGCATGTCCTCGGCCAGCAGGATCCTGATCACGCCGGCACCTCCATCGCCAGCAGGAAGCCGCCGCCGGGGGTGGGGGCGGCGGTGCAGGAGCCTCCCGCCTGCGCGGCCCGCTCGGCCAGCCCGGCCAGCCCGCCGCCGTCCCCGGCGGGGGTGCCGGGGGCGCCGTCGTTGGCGATCTCCAGCCG includes:
- the npdG gene encoding NADPH-dependent F420 reductase, translating into MTDVDVSGLSIGILGGTGDQGKGLARRFALAGHPVLIGSRSAGRAQEAAGSIGAGARGEENAVVAAEADVVIVAVPYEGHKALLESLRAELAGKIVVDCVNPLGFDKRGAYALPVEEGSAAEQAASVLPDSRVVAAFHHVSAVVLMDPAVDKVDLDVLVLGDDREATDTVQALAAVIPGVRGVYGGRLRNAHQVEAFTANLISVNRRYKAHAGLRITDI
- a CDS encoding response regulator transcription factor; its protein translation is MIRILLAEDMHMIRAALTALLRLEPDLEVAAEVTRGDEIVPAALRVRPDVAIVDIDLPVVDGITAAAELRERLPSCRILVLTALGRPGQVRRALAAGIEAFLVKDAPGDRLADAVRRTAAGLRVLDAELVSAAMEYGESPLTPREATVLRAAAGGASAEEIAARLHLSAGTVRNYLTGAITKTGARNKIDAIRVAEDAGWL